The genomic region GCATCTACTTCTTGTAAGATAGCAACTTTTTCTGGAGTGATGTCCCCTAAAATTCTAATTGCTAATCCTGGTCCAGGAAATGGATGTCTGCCTAAAAGATCTGCAGCCATACCCATCGACGCTCCTACTCTTCTTACTTCATCTTTAAATAATGCTCTAAGCGGCTCTACTATCTTTAATTTCATAAAGTCTGGTAGGCCACCTACATTATGATGCGATTTAATAGTTGCACTAGGTCCACCGGTTGCACTTACACTTTCTATCACGTCTGGATATATGGTACCTTGTGCTAACCAGGTTACATTTTGCACCTCTTTTGCTTCATCATCAAATACTTCAATAAAAACACGACCTATTGCTTTGCGCTTTAACTCTGGATCATCTAATCCCGCAAGTGCATCCATAAACCGTGCCGAAGCGTCAACACCTTTTACATTCAAGCCCATACCTTCATACTGCTGTAGAACCTGTGTATACTCGTCCTTACGTAGCAAGCCATTATTTACAAAAATACAGTATAGGTTTTCACCTATTGCTTTATGTAATAACATCGCCGCGACTGATGAATCTACTCCACCACTTAAACCTAAGACTACTTTATCACCACCAACTTTTTCCTGAAGAGCCTCTACGGTTTCTTCTACAAAGGCATTAGGTGTCCAATCGGGATTTACATTTGCTATTTTAATCAAAAAGTTTTCCAGTAACTGTTTTCCATCTGTTGAGTGATAAACCTCTGGATGGAACTGGATTGCATAGGTATCTTCTCCTTTAATTTTATAGGCGGCATTTTCAACATCATGTGTACTGGCAAGTAACTCACCATTAGTAGGTAATTTTTTGATAGTATCACTATGACTCATCCATACCTGACTACCAGATGAGATCCCGTCTAAAAAA from Nonlabens arenilitoris harbors:
- the guaA gene encoding glutamine-hydrolyzing GMP synthase, with the translated sequence MQHDKVLILDFGSQYTQLIARRVRELNIYSEIHPFNKVPSNLDDYKAVILSGSPMSVRSENAFHIDLNEVRGKKPLLGVCYGAQYLAHFHGGEVGASSTREYGRANLSYVKSNETFLDGISSGSQVWMSHSDTIKKLPTNGELLASTHDVENAAYKIKGEDTYAIQFHPEVYHSTDGKQLLENFLIKIANVNPDWTPNAFVEETVEALQEKVGGDKVVLGLSGGVDSSVAAMLLHKAIGENLYCIFVNNGLLRKDEYTQVLQQYEGMGLNVKGVDASARFMDALAGLDDPELKRKAIGRVFIEVFDDEAKEVQNVTWLAQGTIYPDVIESVSATGGPSATIKSHHNVGGLPDFMKLKIVEPLRALFKDEVRRVGASMGMAADLLGRHPFPGPGLAIRILGDITPEKVAILQEVDAVFINNLKKWDLYDKVWQAGAILLPVNSVGVMGDERTYEKCVALRAVESTDGMTADWVNLPYEFLQATSNEIINKVKGVNRVVYDISSKPPATIEWE